Genomic window (Flavobacteriales bacterium):
ATCAAGGAACTGGGCCAGACCCTGCTGATCAGCTTCATCGGCTCCATGGTGATCTTCTTCGCCCTCTTGCTGGACGACACCATCCCCGGCCCGGCGTACTACTACCGCTCGTTCGGCGCCTTTTTCGGCCTGAACTTCGGGCTGCTTTTCCTCTTCCGCTTCCTGCTCACCAGCCGCACAGTGCGCCGGGTACACGACCGCCGGATCGGCTTCAACACCTTACTGATCGGCGGCAATGAACGGGCCATCTCCATCCATTCGGAGATCGAGGACCTGCCGAAATCTCCCGGCAACCGCTTCGTGGGCTTCGTGAACGTGAACGGCGGGGACCAGCACTTGGCGGAGATGGGCCTTCCTCGTTTGGGCAAATGGGATGAGCTACGCACATTGATCCCGCAATACGGTGTGGAGGAAGCGATCATCGCGGTGGAAAGCAGCGAGCACGCCCACATCAGCAAGATCCTCAACGAGCTGGACGGCACCGCAGTGCGGATCAAGATCATCCCGGACATGTACGACATCCTCGCGGGCAGTGTGAAGATGACCAGCATCTTCGGCGCGCCGCTGATCGAGGTGAACCCACAGATCATGCCGGCCTGGCAGTTCGCCCTGAAACGCCTGATGGACGTGACCTTCAGCATCCTGGCCTTGATCGTCCTGTTCCCTTTCCTCTTGGTGATCGCGGTGCTTGTAAAGCTCGGTTCCCCCGGACCCGTCTTCTTTCGCCAAGAACGGATCGGGCTATCCGGGAAGCCTTTCCGGATCATCAAATTCCGCAGCATGGAGGCGAATGCCGAGCGGGATGGGCCGCAGCTCAGCAGCACGTCGGACCCGCGCATCACCGGCATCGGGCGTATCCTGCGCAGGGCGCGGATAGACGAGCTGCCACAGTTCTGGAACGTGATCAAAGGCGAAATGAGCTTGGTGGGGCCACGGCCCGAGCGGCAGCACTTCATTGACGAGATCACCAAGGTGGCACCCCATTACCGCCACCTGCACAAAGTGCGGCCGGGCCTCACCAGTTGGGGGCAGGTGAAATTCGGCTACGCCGAGAACGTGGACCAGATGGTGCGCCGCCTGAAGTACGACATCCTCTACATCGAGAACATGAGCCTCGCGGTGGACCTGAAGATCCTGGCCTACACCGTGATCATCATTTTGAAGGGCGACGGCAAGTAGGGGCGATGCATGCATCGCCCCTGCTTGCGTCGCCCCTACATTCGCCACATGAAAATTTCCGTTATCGGCGCGGGCCAAATGGGCAACGGTATCGCGCACGTGTTCGCCCAAGGCGGCCACGACGTGGTCCTCATCGACATCGCGCAGGCCAGCTTGGACAAGGCCCTGGCCACCATCGGCAAGAACATGGGCCGGCAGGTGGAGAAGGGCAAACTCGCCGAGGCCGACATGCAGGCCGCATTGGCACGCATTTCAACAAACACCATCACTTCGGAAGGCGTGAAGAACGCCGAGCTCGTGGTGGAGGCCGCCACGGAGAACGTGGACCTGAAGCTGAAGATCTTCAAGGACATCGACGCGCACGCGCCCGTGGGCTGCATCCTCGCCACCAACACCAGCAGCATCAGCATCACCAAGATCGCGGCTGTGACCGGAAGGCCCGCACAGGTCATCGGTATGCACTTCATGAACCCGGTTCCGGTGATGAAGCTCGTGGAGGTGATCCGAGGCTACAATACCAGTGACGCGGTGACCAAGGCGGTGATGGAGCTGAGCCGCGCCATCGGCAAAGAGCCCGTGGAGGTACGCGACTACGCGGGCTTCGTGGCGAACCGCATACTGATGCCGATGATCAACGAGGCCATCGAAACGCTCTTCCAGGGCGTGGGCGGCGTGGCGGACATCGACACGGTGATGAAGCTCGGCATGGCACACCCCATGGGGCCGCTACAGCTGGCGGACTTCATCGGCTTGGACACCTGCTTAGCGATCATGCGCGTACTGCACGACGGCTTCGGCCAGCCGAAATACGCGCCCTGTCCCCTGCTGGTGCAGATGGTGACGGCCGGCAAGCTCGGCGTGAAGAGCGGTGAGGGTTTCTACGCCTACACGCCCGGCAGCAAGGATCTGGTGGTGGCGCCGGCATTCGCTTCCTGAGCATGGGCCGCCTCCTTGCTCCTGTTGTTGCGGGCATCGCGCTGTTGGCTGGCTGTGGCCAGCCGGAGCAACCCTCTTCCCGCTACGACATCGACGCCAACGCCCAAGGCGAGCCGGAAATGGAGACACACTGCTACCTGCAGGTCGCCCAAGGAGCGCCCCGCATTGAAGGCCGCGATACCATCCCCGGTCCGGTGGATTCACTTTACATCCGGCTGGACATCCTCGGCGAACTGGCCAATGGCGTGTACAACTGGCTGCCGGAGGAAAAAGACCACATGATCGGCTCCTTTCAAGGTTCCATCGACGGTGACGAGGTGACCGCTGTATACACCTACACCGCAGAAGGCGCGACCGGAAAGCAGGAGGTGCTCTTCAAGGTGGAGGACGGCCAATTGCGTGTGGCCACCGGCGAAATGGAGACATCCGAAGGGGTGATCCTGTTCAAGGACAAGTCGCAGGTGACCTACGGCGAGCCGATCCCGAAGGTGGATTGCAAATAGATCAAGGGGACCGCTGAGCATGCCTCCGGCTGCCAGGCGCGCAGAGAAATGCTGGATGTGATCGGTAAGTAGACGACTACTGACTGCCACTGCCAACTGCCAACTGGCCCCCTGTGTTCTCGGTACCTCTGTGGTGAAACTTCAGCATTCCAGTTTCAAAAGCTCGACCTTTCGCCCATGAAGATGCGCATCAACACACTGCTGGGTACGGCGGCGATCCCGAACAATGGAGGCACGTTGCGCTTCTACCAGCGTGGGGAGGATTTTGCCATCGAGGTCGTGGGCATCGACGGCGACCTGATGAACAGCGCGGTGCATGGCAGCGAGGAATTGCTGGCGGAAATGGCATTGAAGCGGCTTCCATCTCCCTTGACAGCACGCGTGCTCGTGGGCGGCCTCGGCATGGGTTTCACACTGCGCGCGGCGCTAAAGCACACCGGCCCAAAGTCACAGGTGGTGGTGGCGGAACTGGTGCCGGAGGTGATCGAATGGAACAAGGGACCGTTAGGCGAAAAAGCGGGAAACCCCATGCAGGACCCGCGTGCCTTGGTGCGTGAAGGCGATGTGGCCGCGATCATCCGCGAACGGAAAGAAGCTTACGACACCATCCTGTTGGACACGGACAACGGCCCGGAAGGTTTGACGCAGAACGACAATCGCAAGATCTACAGCACAGCCGGCATTCGTGCTATTTATGACTGCCTACGCACCGGTGGCGTGCTGGCGGTATGGAGCACGCATCCGGACAAGCCCTTCTCGCGGCGCTTAGGCATGGGCGGCTTCCGCGTGGAAGAGGTGCAAGTGCCCGCCACGGGAACGAAAGGCACGCGGCACACGCTGTGGTTCGCGAAGAAGTTACCGCCGGAGCGGAAGGGGCCGCAGCGGCGCAAGTGATCTGCACAGCTGCGATCCGATAGCGGCCTTTCTTCATCCCGGTACACGCGCTCAGCAGCCACGGCCCCACGTTAACAATACGTTGAGGTCCCGGTCGGGGAGGTCATGTCGTGGCCATACTTTGCACCTCACCCGTCCAACATGAGCAGCATCGAGGGGAATATCGCCGCTGGTACCTCCAACGAAAAAGGCCCGCCGTTGCACGTAGGCCCGAACGCCCGCAAGGTCGTCTTTATCATCGCCATGCTGCTCTGCCTCAGCCCGGCGATGGGGCCGCCGCTGGCGCTGCTGTTAGGCTTGGTACTATCGATCACCATCGGCGATCCCTTCTCGGAATTCAATCACAAGGCCACCGGCTGGTTGCTGAAGGCATCCGTGGTGGGCCTTGGCTTCGGCATGAACCTGCAGCATGCCATCGCCGCCGGCAAAGACGGGCTGATCTTCACTGTGTTCTCCATCGTGATCACCCTCGGCGCAGGCTGGTTCATCGCCAAGCGGCTGAAGGTGGACGGCATCTCCGCTTTTCTCATCTCCAGCGGCACCGCCATCTGCGGTGGTAGCGCCATCGCCGCCGTATCGCCCATCGTGCAGGCTGACCGCAAGCAGATGTCCGTCGCGCTCGGCACCGTCTTCATCCTCAACTCCGTAGCCCTTTTGGTCTTCCCGCTGCTGGGGCATCTGCTGGGCATGAGCCAGCACCAGTTCGGCATGTGGTGCGCCATCGCCATTCACGACACCAGCTCCGTGGTGGGCGCGGGCGCGGCCTACGGCAACGAAGCGTTACAGGTGGCCACTACGGTAAAGCTCGAGCGCGCGCTCTGGATCA
Coding sequences:
- a CDS encoding 3-hydroxybutyryl-CoA dehydrogenase, whose protein sequence is MKISVIGAGQMGNGIAHVFAQGGHDVVLIDIAQASLDKALATIGKNMGRQVEKGKLAEADMQAALARISTNTITSEGVKNAELVVEAATENVDLKLKIFKDIDAHAPVGCILATNTSSISITKIAAVTGRPAQVIGMHFMNPVPVMKLVEVIRGYNTSDAVTKAVMELSRAIGKEPVEVRDYAGFVANRILMPMINEAIETLFQGVGGVADIDTVMKLGMAHPMGPLQLADFIGLDTCLAIMRVLHDGFGQPKYAPCPLLVQMVTAGKLGVKSGEGFYAYTPGSKDLVVAPAFAS
- a CDS encoding sugar transferase, encoding MLYVVADLVATALAWTLFFLFRKMYLEPLKFHYPVPVDLDHRYWLGLSVVPVFWVLLFVMIGGYSDIFRRFRIKELGQTLLISFIGSMVIFFALLLDDTIPGPAYYYRSFGAFFGLNFGLLFLFRFLLTSRTVRRVHDRRIGFNTLLIGGNERAISIHSEIEDLPKSPGNRFVGFVNVNGGDQHLAEMGLPRLGKWDELRTLIPQYGVEEAIIAVESSEHAHISKILNELDGTAVRIKIIPDMYDILAGSVKMTSIFGAPLIEVNPQIMPAWQFALKRLMDVTFSILALIVLFPFLLVIAVLVKLGSPGPVFFRQERIGLSGKPFRIIKFRSMEANAERDGPQLSSTSDPRITGIGRILRRARIDELPQFWNVIKGEMSLVGPRPERQHFIDEITKVAPHYRHLHKVRPGLTSWGQVKFGYAENVDQMVRRLKYDILYIENMSLAVDLKILAYTVIIILKGDGK
- a CDS encoding putative sulfate exporter family transporter is translated as MSSIEGNIAAGTSNEKGPPLHVGPNARKVVFIIAMLLCLSPAMGPPLALLLGLVLSITIGDPFSEFNHKATGWLLKASVVGLGFGMNLQHAIAAGKDGLIFTVFSIVITLGAGWFIAKRLKVDGISAFLISSGTAICGGSAIAAVSPIVQADRKQMSVALGTVFILNSVALLVFPLLGHLLGMSQHQFGMWCAIAIHDTSSVVGAGAAYGNEALQVATTVKLERALWIIPLSLITALVMKGGGKVNIPWFIGLFIAAMIISSYFPQYNEIYGWLALAAKRGLTLTLFLIGASLTLETMRAVGVKPMVLGILLWIIISVMSLVAILWVG